A section of the Clostridium sp. TW13 genome encodes:
- a CDS encoding aminopeptidase, translating into MEKLLEKYANLAVKTGVNLQKDQLLVVNSPVDCAEFARKVAEVAYETGAKEVIINWSDEKIGRLTYLNAAEEVFEEVPQWLVDRQMYFANKGAAFISISASNPENLKGVNPERIAKDNKSRSTALRAFSEKLMSNQNAWSIVSIPTEAWATKVFKDETPEKAVELLWDAIFKIVRVDKEDPVAAWKEHTDTLKKNMDFLNEKKFAKLHYTNSKGTDLWIKLPKGHLWAGGSEDTQGGVPFIANMPTEEVFTLPDKDGIDGVVYSALPLNYGGNLIDNFSLTFKDGVVVDFTAEKGADTLKHLLDTDEGSRRLGEVALVPYDSPISNSGIIFFNTLFDENASCHLALGKAYPSCIENGNNLSTEELSKLGVNDSLTHVDFMIGTKDLNIVGYTENNEEIQVFKDGNWAI; encoded by the coding sequence ATGGAAAAATTATTAGAAAAATATGCAAACTTAGCAGTAAAGACAGGTGTAAATCTTCAAAAAGATCAATTATTAGTAGTGAACTCTCCAGTAGACTGTGCTGAATTTGCTAGAAAGGTTGCAGAGGTTGCTTATGAAACTGGTGCTAAAGAAGTAATAATTAACTGGTCCGATGAAAAAATAGGTAGACTTACTTACCTAAATGCAGCTGAAGAAGTATTTGAGGAAGTTCCTCAATGGTTAGTAGATAGACAAATGTACTTTGCTAACAAAGGAGCTGCATTTATAAGTATTAGCGCTTCTAATCCAGAAAATCTTAAAGGAGTAAATCCAGAAAGAATAGCTAAGGATAATAAATCCCGTAGCACTGCATTAAGAGCATTTAGTGAAAAATTAATGTCAAACCAAAATGCATGGTCAATAGTTTCAATTCCTACTGAAGCTTGGGCAACAAAAGTATTTAAAGATGAAACTCCTGAAAAAGCTGTAGAACTTTTATGGGATGCAATATTTAAAATAGTAAGAGTGGATAAAGAAGATCCAGTAGCTGCTTGGAAAGAACATACTGATACATTAAAAAAGAATATGGATTTCTTAAATGAAAAGAAATTTGCAAAATTACATTACACTAATTCTAAAGGAACAGACTTATGGATAAAACTTCCAAAAGGACATTTATGGGCTGGTGGCTCAGAAGATACTCAAGGAGGAGTTCCATTTATAGCTAATATGCCAACTGAAGAAGTATTTACTCTTCCAGACAAAGATGGTATAGACGGTGTTGTATACAGTGCTCTTCCATTAAACTATGGTGGAAATCTTATCGATAACTTCAGTCTTACTTTTAAGGACGGTGTAGTTGTAGATTTTACTGCTGAAAAAGGTGCTGATACCTTAAAACACCTTCTAGATACAGACGAAGGATCAAGAAGACTTGGTGAAGTTGCACTTGTACCATATGATTCTCCAATATCAAACTCTGGAATTATCTTCTTCAATACTTTATTTGATGAAAATGCATCTTGCCATTTAGCTTTAGGAAAAGCTTATCCTTCTTGCATTGAAAATGGAAACAACCTATCAACAGAAGAATTAAGCAAACTTGGAGTAAATGATTCATTAACTCATGTTGACTTTATGATAGGCACAAAGGATTTAAATATTGTTGGTTACACTGAAAATAACGAAGAAATCCAAGTATTTAAAGACGGAAACTGGGCAATCTAA
- a CDS encoding protein kinase: protein MARNYSYSVNFSEKAESLFRNGEFLGEGHNGVVFLLPNNLAIKIFKNKEVLKDESSILLKTKKSKYFPKIKEVGDFYIIREYVEGERLDKYLKHNKLTRELGENLYDLTREFIRLGFKRQDLRCKDIFVQKDMGLKIIDPKNNYHKTVRYPRHLMKGLSKAGVLDDFLLIVKEKDKRTYEYWEMKIRKYLLFHLK, encoded by the coding sequence ATGGCTAGAAACTATAGCTATAGTGTTAATTTCAGCGAAAAAGCTGAGAGTTTGTTTAGGAACGGAGAGTTCCTTGGAGAGGGCCATAATGGAGTGGTGTTTTTATTGCCTAATAACCTTGCAATAAAAATTTTTAAGAATAAAGAAGTTTTAAAAGATGAAAGTTCCATTCTTCTTAAAACAAAAAAATCAAAATATTTCCCTAAGATTAAAGAAGTTGGGGATTTTTATATCATAAGAGAGTATGTAGAAGGTGAAAGATTAGATAAATACTTAAAGCATAATAAACTTACAAGAGAACTTGGAGAAAATTTATATGATTTAACTAGAGAATTTATAAGACTTGGGTTTAAAAGGCAAGACTTGAGATGCAAAGATATTTTTGTACAAAAAGATATGGGCTTGAAAATAATTGATCCCAAAAATAATTATCACAAAACAGTTAGGTATCCTAGACATTTAATGAAGGGACTTAGCAAGGCCGGTGTATTAGATGATTTTTTGTTAATTGTTAAAGAGAAAGACAAGAGAACTTATGAGTATTGGGAGATGAAAATAAGAAAATACTTATTATTTCATTTGAAATAG
- a CDS encoding exodeoxyribonuclease III: MAKLISWNVNGLRACVTKGFLDYFKAVDADIFCIQESKLQNGQIDLELDGYYQYWNYAEKKGYSGTAIFTKVKPISESYGIGIEEHDKEGRVITLEFEEFYMVTVYTPNSKQNLERLDYRMEWEDAFRSYLKNLDSKKPVIVCGDLNVAHQEIDLKNPKNNRKNAGFTDEEREKFSVLLDNGFIDTYRYLHPDTEGIYSWWSYRFNARANNAGWRIDYFCVSERMKDKIEAANIHTEVLGSDHCPVELIIK, encoded by the coding sequence ATGGCTAAATTAATATCATGGAATGTTAACGGACTTAGAGCATGTGTCACAAAAGGATTTTTAGATTATTTTAAGGCAGTAGATGCAGATATATTTTGTATACAAGAAAGCAAATTGCAAAATGGACAAATAGATTTAGAATTAGATGGTTATTATCAATACTGGAACTATGCAGAGAAAAAAGGTTACTCTGGTACAGCTATATTTACAAAAGTTAAACCAATTTCAGAAAGTTATGGCATAGGAATAGAGGAACATGATAAGGAAGGCAGGGTAATAACCTTAGAGTTTGAAGAATTCTATATGGTTACTGTATATACGCCTAATTCAAAACAAAACTTAGAGAGATTAGATTATAGAATGGAATGGGAAGATGCATTTAGATCATATCTGAAAAATTTAGACAGTAAAAAGCCTGTTATAGTTTGTGGAGATTTAAATGTTGCCCACCAAGAGATAGATCTTAAGAATCCTAAGAATAATAGAAAAAATGCAGGTTTTACAGATGAAGAAAGAGAAAAGTTTTCAGTGCTACTTGATAATGGTTTCATAGATACATATAGATATCTTCACCCAGATACAGAAGGTATATATTCTTGGTGGAGCTATAGATTCAATGCTAGAGCAAATAACGCTGGTTGGAGAATTGATTATTTTTGTGTATCAGAAAGAATGAAGGATAAAATAGAGGCTGCTAATATTCATACAGAAGTTTTAGGATCAGATCATTGTCCTGTTGAATTAATTATCAAGTAG
- a CDS encoding lytic transglycosylase domain-containing protein translates to MKNKSKGRIKLIIAATLISCILIIISLYVKFYPLKYYDLVKKYAKQYNLEPLRVMAVIKAESNFNREAKSNKNAYGLMQITESTAKWAKDEMQIDYKGASDLNNEEYNIKMGCWYLSYLKKEFGDWDLIIASYNGGPGNVKKWLDNDSYSKSGNKLDNIPFLETDKYVKKVNTNYKIYKLLYKE, encoded by the coding sequence ATGAAAAACAAGAGCAAAGGTAGAATAAAATTAATAATAGCAGCGACATTGATAAGTTGTATCTTAATTATTATATCTTTATATGTGAAATTTTATCCGCTTAAATATTATGATTTAGTAAAAAAATATGCGAAACAATACAACTTAGAGCCTTTGCGTGTAATGGCAGTTATTAAGGCAGAAAGTAATTTTAATAGAGAAGCAAAGTCAAATAAAAATGCTTATGGATTAATGCAGATAACAGAATCTACTGCAAAATGGGCGAAGGATGAAATGCAAATAGATTACAAAGGTGCAAGTGATTTAAATAATGAAGAGTATAATATAAAGATGGGGTGTTGGTATTTAAGCTACCTAAAAAAAGAATTTGGTGATTGGGATTTAATTATAGCATCATATAATGGTGGGCCAGGTAATGTTAAGAAATGGTTGGACAATGATTCATACTCAAAAAGCGGCAATAAATTAGATAATATTCCTTTTTTAGAAACTGATAAATATGTAAAAAAAGTTAATACAAATTATAAGATATATAAACTACTTTATAAAGAGTAG
- a CDS encoding alpha/beta hydrolase, whose product MKSEFIFADKEKKIIHAYKWTLENNMKPKAIVQIAHGMAETMARYDYFAQKLNEAGYCVYGNDHRGHGNTAANKEELGFLSDKDGFNLMVDDLYELTQIIKKENKGIPVILLGHSMGSFLVQRYIQIHGDELKGVFLSGSNGIPPIGTSMGIIIAKVQRIIRGKNYKSRLMDKLLFSNYNKRIETNVTEFDWLSTDEKEVDKYIKDPLCGFICSTSFYYELLKGVKHNFKSEQLSAIPKDLKIHIMSGEEDPVGNYGKGVIQLYTIYDNLGIKKVTYKLYKGGRHEILNEVNKDEVIKDILTKMQEFL is encoded by the coding sequence ATGAAAAGTGAATTTATATTTGCTGATAAAGAAAAGAAAATAATACATGCATACAAGTGGACTTTGGAGAATAATATGAAACCTAAAGCAATAGTGCAGATTGCTCATGGTATGGCAGAAACAATGGCAAGATATGACTATTTTGCACAAAAGTTAAATGAAGCCGGTTATTGTGTTTATGGAAATGACCACAGAGGACACGGAAATACAGCAGCCAATAAAGAGGAATTAGGATTTTTATCAGATAAAGATGGATTTAATCTAATGGTAGATGATTTATACGAGTTGACACAAATTATTAAAAAAGAAAATAAGGGGATACCTGTTATTTTATTGGGGCATAGTATGGGATCTTTTCTTGTGCAAAGATATATACAGATTCATGGGGATGAATTAAAGGGAGTATTTTTATCAGGTTCTAATGGAATTCCTCCTATTGGAACGTCAATGGGTATTATTATAGCTAAAGTTCAAAGAATAATTAGAGGAAAAAACTATAAAAGTAGATTAATGGATAAACTTTTGTTTTCAAATTACAACAAGAGAATTGAAACTAATGTTACTGAATTTGATTGGTTAAGTACAGATGAGAAAGAAGTAGACAAGTATATTAAAGATCCATTATGCGGATTTATTTGTAGTACTTCTTTTTATTACGAGTTGCTAAAGGGAGTAAAGCATAATTTTAAAAGTGAACAGTTAAGTGCTATTCCAAAGGATTTGAAAATACACATTATGTCAGGTGAAGAGGATCCAGTGGGAAACTATGGAAAAGGCGTCATTCAATTATATACTATATACGATAATTTAGGAATAAAAAAGGTTACATATAAGTTGTATAAAGGTGGACGTCATGAAATCTTAAATGAAGTAAATAAAGATGAAGTGATTAAGGATATTTTGACTAAAATGCAAGAATTTTTATAG
- a CDS encoding TspO/MBR family protein produces the protein MNNEKNRIGELIIDILIPLAGGLIIGFLITNSGQQYGQLIKPSFAPPSWIFRVVWPILYILMGISYNIYKHKTKSDNLKVNLLYYFQLIINFVWSFIFFRLRLYGISFLLAVFLAILVGILFYKFFKTDKVSGLLLVPYLLWLIYASVLSYFIWMLNEM, from the coding sequence ATGAATAATGAAAAAAATAGAATTGGTGAATTAATAATTGATATTTTGATACCTTTAGCAGGTGGGTTAATTATTGGATTTCTTATTACAAACTCAGGGCAACAGTATGGGCAGTTAATAAAACCAAGTTTTGCTCCACCATCATGGATTTTTAGAGTGGTATGGCCAATATTATATATACTAATGGGTATATCCTACAATATATATAAACATAAAACAAAATCAGATAATTTAAAAGTTAACTTATTATATTATTTTCAACTAATAATTAATTTTGTATGGAGCTTTATTTTCTTTAGATTAAGATTATATGGAATTAGTTTTTTACTTGCAGTATTTTTAGCTATCTTAGTAGGAATATTATTTTATAAGTTTTTCAAGACAGATAAGGTATCTGGTTTGCTATTAGTACCGTATTTATTATGGTTGATTTATGCAAGTGTATTATCTTATTTTATTTGGATGTTAAATGAAATGTAA
- a CDS encoding HAMP domain-containing sensor histidine kinase — MKRYKERRCKRKKLVNLLFKNYIVAFFIAFSLLIVAGFTVFTVAVIYYDILTGDEVTASVFFRDNYKEIKSNAVTSKNGFIYVFDKFGNLLHTKYNKTNFNYKAYNPDTLLTLAYKNNFELETAKNNFSLNYNDYIVKVGYNKKSNYILMVGFPQKTADFFTTKDRKITGVEFAIISISICSLLFFILFVIYSKITSRFFIKPLNILIDGAETFAAGDYSARIVLKTTNEFQDLGDTLNLMASRISEEQYLKEKSELSRKKLILDVSHDLKNPLSNIMGYADYLVNTPEISQDEMNKYLDIIQRNSVRANNLIQNLFEFSKFDSVDFHLDLQPGDICEFTRELIASYIPLFEEKNFDYDFEIPEEKILILMDSKHLDRALSNLILNSLKYNPASTKFSIDIETDDNNLYLLISDNGIGIPKEKIDTIFDPFVRVDESRNSESGGTGLGLSITQSIISKHNGTIELISGSDEGCLFKITIPLYMSNVECKE, encoded by the coding sequence TTGAAAAGATATAAAGAAAGAAGATGTAAGCGAAAAAAACTTGTTAATCTCCTTTTCAAAAATTATATCGTTGCCTTCTTTATTGCTTTTAGTTTATTAATAGTTGCCGGTTTTACTGTTTTCACTGTAGCTGTTATCTACTATGATATTCTTACAGGAGATGAGGTTACTGCAAGCGTATTTTTTAGAGACAATTATAAAGAAATAAAATCTAATGCTGTCACTTCTAAAAATGGTTTTATTTATGTCTTCGATAAGTTTGGTAATTTACTTCATACAAAATATAATAAAACAAATTTCAATTATAAGGCATATAATCCAGATACTTTATTAACTTTAGCTTACAAAAATAACTTTGAACTTGAGACCGCTAAAAATAATTTTAGCCTTAACTATAATGATTATATAGTTAAAGTTGGCTATAATAAAAAAAGCAACTATATACTTATGGTAGGTTTCCCTCAAAAAACTGCTGACTTTTTTACTACTAAAGATAGAAAAATAACTGGAGTAGAGTTTGCAATAATATCAATAAGTATTTGTTCCTTACTATTTTTTATATTATTCGTTATCTATTCTAAGATAACTTCTAGATTTTTTATTAAACCATTAAATATTTTAATTGATGGAGCTGAAACCTTTGCAGCTGGTGATTATTCAGCCAGAATTGTTCTAAAAACTACTAATGAATTTCAAGACTTAGGCGATACCCTTAACTTAATGGCTAGCCGGATTTCAGAGGAACAATATTTAAAAGAAAAATCTGAATTATCTAGGAAAAAATTAATCCTTGATGTATCTCATGATCTAAAAAACCCGCTATCCAATATAATGGGTTACGCAGATTATTTAGTGAACACTCCTGAGATTTCTCAAGATGAAATGAACAAATACTTAGATATAATTCAAAGAAACAGTGTTCGTGCCAATAATCTTATTCAAAATTTATTTGAATTTTCTAAGTTTGACAGTGTGGATTTTCATTTAGACTTGCAGCCTGGTGATATTTGCGAATTTACTAGAGAACTGATAGCTTCATATATCCCACTCTTTGAAGAAAAAAACTTTGATTATGATTTCGAGATTCCAGAAGAAAAAATATTAATTTTAATGGATTCAAAGCATTTAGATAGAGCTCTTAGCAATTTAATTCTAAACTCATTAAAATACAATCCAGCCTCCACTAAATTTTCTATAGATATAGAGACTGATGATAATAATCTATATTTATTAATTAGTGATAATGGAATTGGAATTCCAAAAGAAAAAATTGATACGATCTTCGACCCCTTTGTACGAGTGGATGAATCTCGTAACTCTGAAAGCGGGGGTACTGGCTTAGGATTATCTATAACTCAAAGTATAATTTCGAAACATAACGGAACTATTGAACTTATCTCTGGAAGTGATGAAGGTTGTCTTTTTAAAATAACTATTCCTCTGTATATGTCAAACGTTGAATGTAAAGAATAA
- the polA gene encoding DNA polymerase I, translating to MEKVLILDGNSLANRAFYAIPDLTTVDGRHTNALYGFANMLFKMKEDINPTYIFATFDKKAPTFRHLEYKDYKAGRKQMPSELSEQFPRIKEMLSLMDIKICELEGFEADDLIGTIAKKSEAEGLEVYIVTGDRDALQLASNNIKIVITKKGVSETAIYDQNRMLEEMGVTPTQFIDVKGLMGDKSDNIPGVPGIGEKTAYKLIQTYGSVEAVLSNIDEISGNKIKENLREYSMQAIDSKRLATIITEVPMEFNIEEGLMNDCNNNELKKFFLEYQMKSLVSKLPEEEVEKQERDNSYILVEEMGSLKKMLDSINNTVFISYAIRDKQRYSTIEIDEMYLSSNENTYMVKFDELINNNACFSLIKQYFENEKLSKVVHDCKDFITVLSKYDIEFNGIIFDTTIGAYLINSAKSDYNLINLINDYLGEDLKDTEENLSIIENKLMSKLYLILDEKIKEAKMEELLYNVELPLCKVLSSMESVGIKINKEKLDELEVNFKVEIDRTQKEIYELSEEEFNINSPKQLGKILFEKLDLPVVKKTKTGYSTNAEVLEKLLDKHPIIQKIIYFRQITKIYSTYVEGLKQVIDADGCIHSSFNQTVTTTGRLSSTEPNLQNIPIKYEMGREIRKVFIPLDKDDIILSADYSQIELRVLAHMAGDENMIDAFKHNVDIHTKTASEVFKTPIEEVTSLMRSRAKAVNFGIVYGISDFSLAQDLNIPKKEAKEYIEIYFERYPKIKDYLQSVITQAKEKAYVLTLLNRRRFIPEITSSNKIVKALGERLAMNAPIQGSAADIIKLAMVNVHNKLKEGNFKSEVLLQVHDELILNVKKNELEDIKKIVKQEMEGAVELDVPLEVDINLGSTWYEAK from the coding sequence ATGGAGAAAGTATTAATATTAGATGGAAATAGTTTGGCCAATAGAGCTTTTTATGCCATTCCAGATCTTACGACTGTAGATGGTAGACATACTAATGCTTTATATGGTTTTGCCAATATGCTATTTAAGATGAAGGAAGATATTAATCCTACATATATATTTGCGACCTTTGATAAAAAGGCTCCTACTTTTAGGCATCTAGAATATAAGGACTATAAGGCAGGAAGAAAGCAAATGCCATCAGAATTAAGTGAACAATTTCCAAGGATAAAAGAGATGCTTTCACTTATGGATATAAAAATTTGTGAACTTGAAGGGTTTGAAGCAGACGATCTTATAGGAACCATTGCAAAAAAATCAGAAGCAGAAGGTTTGGAAGTATATATAGTTACAGGAGATAGGGATGCGCTTCAACTTGCAAGTAACAATATTAAAATAGTAATAACCAAAAAAGGAGTATCAGAAACTGCTATATATGATCAAAATAGAATGTTAGAAGAGATGGGAGTAACACCAACTCAGTTTATTGACGTGAAAGGTCTTATGGGAGATAAATCTGATAACATTCCAGGAGTTCCAGGGATAGGAGAAAAAACAGCTTATAAGTTAATTCAAACTTATGGCAGTGTTGAAGCTGTTTTAAGCAATATAGATGAAATAAGTGGTAATAAAATCAAAGAAAATTTAAGGGAATATAGCATGCAAGCAATCGATTCAAAGAGGCTAGCAACTATAATTACTGAAGTTCCTATGGAGTTTAATATAGAAGAAGGTTTAATGAATGATTGTAATAACAATGAGCTTAAAAAATTCTTCTTAGAATATCAAATGAAGTCACTTGTAAGCAAGTTGCCTGAAGAGGAAGTAGAGAAGCAAGAAAGAGATAATTCATATATATTAGTTGAAGAAATGGGAAGTCTTAAAAAGATGCTTGATTCAATTAATAATACTGTATTTATTTCATATGCGATTAGAGATAAGCAGAGATATTCTACTATAGAAATTGATGAGATGTATTTATCTTCAAATGAAAATACCTATATGGTTAAATTTGATGAATTAATAAATAATAATGCTTGCTTTAGCTTGATAAAACAATATTTTGAAAATGAAAAACTATCGAAAGTAGTTCATGATTGTAAAGATTTTATAACAGTATTAAGTAAATATGACATAGAATTTAATGGTATAATTTTTGATACCACAATAGGAGCATATTTAATTAATTCTGCCAAGTCAGATTATAATTTAATTAATCTTATTAATGACTATTTAGGAGAAGATTTAAAAGATACAGAAGAAAATTTAAGCATAATTGAAAATAAATTGATGAGTAAGCTGTATTTGATTTTAGATGAAAAGATTAAAGAAGCAAAGATGGAGGAGCTTTTATATAATGTAGAGTTGCCACTTTGCAAGGTACTTTCTTCTATGGAGTCTGTAGGAATTAAAATAAATAAAGAAAAATTAGATGAGTTGGAAGTTAACTTTAAAGTTGAGATAGACAGAACTCAGAAAGAAATATATGAATTATCAGAGGAAGAATTCAATATAAATTCACCAAAGCAATTAGGAAAGATTCTATTTGAAAAGTTAGATTTGCCTGTGGTAAAGAAGACAAAGACTGGTTATTCAACTAATGCAGAAGTGTTAGAAAAGTTACTTGATAAACATCCTATTATTCAAAAAATTATATATTTCAGACAAATTACTAAAATTTATTCAACTTATGTTGAAGGTTTGAAGCAAGTAATTGATGCAGATGGTTGCATTCATTCAAGTTTTAATCAGACAGTAACTACTACAGGAAGATTGTCTTCTACTGAACCTAATCTTCAGAATATCCCAATTAAATATGAGATGGGAAGAGAAATTAGAAAAGTTTTTATACCATTAGACAAAGATGATATAATTTTATCTGCAGACTATTCACAAATTGAACTTAGAGTACTAGCACATATGGCAGGAGACGAAAATATGATAGATGCGTTTAAGCATAACGTAGATATCCATACAAAAACCGCTTCAGAGGTATTTAAAACTCCTATTGAAGAGGTGACATCTCTTATGAGAAGCAGAGCAAAGGCTGTTAACTTTGGAATAGTTTATGGAATAAGTGATTTTAGTTTAGCTCAAGATTTAAATATTCCTAAAAAGGAAGCTAAAGAGTATATTGAGATTTATTTTGAGAGATATCCAAAAATAAAAGACTATCTTCAAAGTGTCATAACCCAAGCTAAGGAAAAAGCTTATGTATTAACTTTATTGAATAGGAGACGTTTCATTCCAGAGATTACATCTTCAAATAAGATAGTTAAAGCTCTAGGTGAAAGATTGGCCATGAATGCTCCAATTCAAGGCAGTGCGGCAGATATAATTAAGTTAGCAATGGTTAATGTTCATAATAAGCTTAAAGAAGGTAATTTTAAAAGTGAAGTATTATTACAAGTTCATGATGAACTTATATTAAATGTGAAAAAGAATGAACTTGAAGATATAAAGAAAATTGTAAAACAAGAAATGGAAGGTGCTGTAGAACTTGATGTACCTTTAGAAGTAGATATAAACCTTGGTAGTACTTGGTATGAGGCGAAGTAG
- a CDS encoding response regulator transcription factor, which translates to MNILIAEDELDIINLIELHLLKQGFQVFTACNGKKAIDAFDNNQIDLAILDVMMPITDGLSVLKHIRTSSTIPVIFLTARGDDVDKVLGLGLGADDYMVKPFSTMELLARVDAQLRRYYKYNSKENEPAYCVGDITLSKESCSIFKNNTKLELNAKEYKILELLIENVGKVYTKKQLYENVWEDAYYGDDNTIMVHISHIRDKIEDNPKEPKYLKTIRGIGYKFEKI; encoded by the coding sequence ATGAATATTTTAATTGCAGAAGATGAACTAGATATTATTAATTTAATTGAATTACACTTACTTAAGCAAGGTTTTCAAGTATTTACAGCTTGTAATGGAAAAAAAGCTATAGATGCTTTTGATAATAATCAAATAGATTTGGCTATACTTGATGTTATGATGCCAATAACAGATGGTCTGTCAGTTCTAAAGCACATAAGAACCAGCAGTACCATACCAGTAATCTTTTTAACAGCACGTGGAGATGATGTAGATAAAGTTTTAGGTCTCGGTCTTGGTGCTGATGACTACATGGTTAAGCCATTTAGTACAATGGAGCTATTAGCTAGAGTTGATGCGCAATTAAGAAGATACTATAAATATAATTCCAAAGAAAATGAGCCAGCTTATTGTGTTGGTGATATAACTTTAAGTAAAGAAAGTTGTTCAATATTTAAAAACAATACAAAATTAGAATTAAATGCAAAAGAATATAAAATATTAGAATTGCTAATAGAAAATGTAGGCAAGGTATATACAAAAAAGCAGCTTTACGAAAATGTTTGGGAAGATGCATATTATGGAGATGACAATACAATCATGGTTCACATTAGTCATATAAGAGATAAAATTGAAGATAATCCAAAAGAGCCGAAATATTTAAAAACTATTCGTGGTATAGGTTATAAATTTGAAAAGATATAA
- the coaE gene encoding dephospho-CoA kinase (Dephospho-CoA kinase (CoaE) performs the final step in coenzyme A biosynthesis.), with product MIKIGLTGGIGTGKSTVSMMLKDANFKIIDADTIAKDVLKKYPQILNEVRVKFGTGFFDWRGEFRRREFGNHIFRFPKERIKYEELVMPYILKEINSEFDKYNKSGEKLVILDAPTLIENNFHENMDFIVLVWVDINTQIGRVKERDKLPNNDIINRINAQMSLEQKKDFADFLINNSGSLVDTKIEVEKLIEYFNLLTKK from the coding sequence ATGATAAAAATAGGGTTAACTGGAGGCATTGGGACAGGTAAAAGCACTGTCTCAATGATGCTTAAGGATGCTAATTTTAAAATTATTGATGCAGATACAATTGCAAAGGATGTTCTAAAAAAATATCCTCAAATTTTAAATGAAGTTAGAGTTAAATTTGGCACTGGCTTTTTTGATTGGAGGGGAGAATTTAGAAGAAGAGAATTTGGAAATCATATCTTTAGATTTCCAAAGGAAAGAATAAAATATGAAGAATTAGTAATGCCATATATATTAAAAGAAATAAATTCTGAATTTGATAAATATAATAAATCAGGAGAAAAATTAGTAATACTTGATGCCCCTACTCTAATAGAAAATAACTTTCATGAAAACATGGATTTTATAGTATTAGTTTGGGTAGATATAAATACACAAATTGGTAGAGTGAAAGAGAGAGATAAGCTACCTAATAATGATATTATTAATAGAATTAATGCTCAAATGTCTTTAGAACAGAAGAAAGATTTTGCGGACTTTTTAATAAATAACTCTGGATCTCTTGTTGATACCAAAATTGAGGTTGAAAAACTAATAGAGTATTTTAATTTATTAACCAAAAAATAA